From one Phoenix dactylifera cultivar Barhee BC4 unplaced genomic scaffold, palm_55x_up_171113_PBpolish2nd_filt_p 000285F, whole genome shotgun sequence genomic stretch:
- the LOC103699563 gene encoding ervatamin-B-like yields MAHQCFVLTLMVLGVWVSGAMARGIADEPMLRSHEQWMAQYGRVYKDAAEKERRFQIFRGNYEYIESINRAGDRKYKLGLNQFADMTNEEFKASRLGFKPMPTESTTGSFQYANLSDAPDSMDWRTKGAVTAVKNQRSCGCCWAFSSVAAIEAITEIKTGNLVSLSEQQLVDCDTNDGNKGCDGGLMTRAFQYVIDNGGITTEDNYPYKAADGTCDTNRASSSAATISGYETVPANDESSLLQAVANQPVSVGIDGSGPDFQHYSSGIFTGPCDTEMTHAVTAVGYGTAEDGTKYWLVKNSWGTTWGEMGYMRIQRDVGAPEGLCGIAKLASYPTA; encoded by the exons ATGGCTCACCAATGCTTTGTGCTCACGTTGATGGTCTTGGGTGTTTGGGTCTCTGGAGCGATGGCTCGTGGCATTGCTGACGAGCCTATGCTGAGAAGCCACGAGCAGTGGATGGCTCAGTATGGGCGGGTCTACAAGGACGCAGCAGAGAAGGAGCGACGATTCCAAATCTTCAGGGGCAACTACGAGTACATCGAGTCTATCAATAGAGCTGGCGACCGCAAGTATAAGCTCGGCCTCAACCAGTTTGCGGACATGACCAACGAGGAGTTCAAGGCCTCTCGCCTTGGATTCAAGCCCATGCCTACGGAGTCCACGACAGGAAGCTTTCAGTATGCCAACCTGAGCGACGCGCCTGACAGCATGGACTGGAGAACCAAAGGTGCAGTTACTGCCGTCAAGAATCAACGCTCGTGCG GGTGCTGTTGGGCATTCTCTTCTGTGGCTGCCATTGAAGCAATTACTGAAATCAAGACCGGCAACTTGGTCTCCTTGTCGGAGCAACAACTCGTGGACTGTGATACTAACGATGGAAACAAAGGATGCGACGGGGGACTCATGACTCGTGCCTTCCAATACGTCATTGATAATGGAGGGATAACAACTGAAGATAACTACCCTTACAAGGCAGCTGATGGCACTTGTGACACCAACAGGGCATCATCATCGGCAGCTACTATCAGCGGCTATGAGACCGTGCCTGCAAATGATGAGTCCTCGCTCTTACAGGCGGTCGCGAACCAGCCTGTTTCAGTTGGCATCGATGGTAGTGGGCCAGACTTCCAGCACTACTCCAGCGGCATCTTCACCGGTCCGTGTGATACGGAAATGACCCACGCTGTGACCGCTGTTGGTTACGGGACAGCTGAGGATGGGACTAAATATTGGCTGGTAAAGAATTCATGGGGTACAACTTGGGGTGAGATGGGATACATGCGCATCCAGCGTGATGTTGGTGCACCAGAAGGGCTTTGTGGTATTGCCAAGCTTGCTTCTTACCCAACAGCATAA